In Thermoanaerobaculia bacterium, the sequence GCCCGTCCGGCTCGATGTATCCGCCTTCGCCAAGGCTTCGGCGGATCTCACGGGCAATCCTCCGAAGCTCGGCAGAGCGAAGGAGGATCGCCGCGCCAGGTTACGGACGAAGGCCTTCGGCCCACGACATCACATACCAGATCGCCGCCTCCGGGCGCTTCGCCCATTGGCGATATGCAGCGAGCGCCGCGTCGAAACGATCCGCGGCGAGGAGGGCGGCCGAGACGATCGGCTCGCGGGCCTGCTCGAGGATGATCGCGAGGTTCTCGGCATAGAGCGGGAAATCGGCGGCGCCCGCGCAGCTGCCGAAGAAGAGGAAGCGATTCCTCCGCGGGTGCGCGCCCGCCTCGTGCAGGAGCGCGACGAGGCGGCGCCCGACGATCGGATCGCATCCGATTTTCTCGTAGCTGCCCATGTAGGCCCGCCAGAGGTCGGAAAAACCGTCCGGTTCCGGCCAGAGCCGCAGCAGATCGTGGTCGTCGTCCTCGAGGACGAGCCTCCCGCCGGGCCGGACGGCCCGCACCATCTGTCGAACGACGGCGAGCGGGTCGGCAACGTGCTCGAGAACGAACCGCGCGTGCACGAGGTCGAACGCGCTCCATTCGGCGCGGGCGAGCGGAAGCGACTCCGCGCGGCCTTCCCGGAACTCGGCGAAATCCGCTTCGCCGGCGTCGCGAGCGAGGCGCCCGGCGGTCTCGCGCTGGTCGGCGCTCCGCTCGATGCCGACGACGCGCCGGCCGGTCGCCTTCCCCATCGCTCGCGTGAACTGCCCGAGGCC encodes:
- a CDS encoding methyltransferase domain-containing protein, coding for MADPEYIHGTSAEEQERLARLNALLNRASLDALGLTGGERILDVGSGLGQFTRAMGKATGRRVVGIERSADQRETAGRLARDAGEADFAEFREGRAESLPLARAEWSAFDLVHARFVLEHVADPLAVVRQMVRAVRPGGRLVLEDDDHDLLRLWPEPDGFSDLWRAYMGSYEKIGCDPIVGRRLVALLHEAGAHPRRNRFLFFGSCAGAADFPLYAENLAIILEQAREPIVSAALLAADRFDAALAAYRQWAKRPEAAIWYVMSWAEGLRP